One window of the Actinomyces procaprae genome contains the following:
- the coaD gene encoding pantetheine-phosphate adenylyltransferase yields MTLAVYPGTFDPITLGHVDVVRRAAALFDHVILGIAHNAAKDGARLFRIEERVALARTALADVAGVEVAVVPGLLAEFCAQRGADAIVKGLRNGTDFDAEVPMALVNRKLGAPETLFLTAAPTHAHVSSSLVKEVARHGGDVRAMVPDDVAAALARALGGPPSPAAAEPPPGAFLHDNPGPSQKRRTNP; encoded by the coding sequence GTGACGCTCGCCGTATACCCCGGAACCTTCGACCCGATCACCCTCGGGCACGTTGACGTCGTCCGTCGCGCCGCCGCCCTGTTCGATCACGTCATCCTCGGGATCGCCCACAACGCTGCGAAGGACGGCGCACGCCTGTTCCGCATCGAGGAGCGGGTGGCACTGGCCCGAACGGCCCTTGCGGATGTGGCCGGCGTGGAGGTCGCCGTCGTCCCCGGCCTGCTCGCCGAGTTCTGTGCGCAGCGGGGAGCCGACGCCATCGTCAAGGGGCTGCGCAATGGCACCGACTTCGACGCCGAGGTCCCCATGGCCCTGGTCAATCGTAAGCTCGGCGCCCCAGAGACGCTCTTCCTGACGGCCGCACCCACTCACGCGCACGTGTCCTCCTCGCTGGTGAAGGAGGTCGCCCGCCACGGCGGAGACGTCCGCGCCATGGTGCCCGACGACGTCGCCGCAGCCCTGGCACGGGCTTTGGGCGGGCCGCCGTCGCCCGCCGCGGCGGAACCGCCGCCCGGTGCCTTCCTACACGACAATCCCGGACCCTCGCAGAAACGAAGGACGAACCCGTGA
- a CDS encoding glycoside hydrolase family 2 TIM barrel-domain containing protein — protein sequence MPRTVIGPAHTDQGMQPEAGAGYNTAPSWLLPTVPGPGRGRHLPPRAWVAPENTSAPSLSLNGTWAFRLHQCSHPEGLDERGEPIAPVFDTADGSLGPWGEIDLPAHWVLTGDGRRGLPWYTNVQYPIPVDPPHVPDENPTADHVRTFTLPAGWSLNQAGARQVLRLDGVESFASVWVNGTWVGTTQGSRLPSELDVTGLLRMGENTVAVRVSQWSPGTYVEDQDQWWLPGIFRDITLLQRPAGRIDDVFVRTDYDPATGAGTLEVDLDAPAAAFPVRVELPELGLSAELAGPGTARLAAPAVEPWSAEVPRLYELQVTAREESVRLRTGFRRLEVVDGQVRVNGTRLIIAGVNRHEVNAHRGRVFDADWARADLSAMKAHNVGAIRTSHYPPHPRLLDLADEIGLWVMDECDLETHGFEAHDWRGNPTDDPAWRDALVDRARRMVERDKNHPAILFWSLGNESGTGRNLAAMSQWIKHRDPGRLIHYESDFAGAYTDVHSRMYPTLEEVEAVVGRGAEANAADGASAAPAPASTPVAVAGHPAARLTPAQNAHVRTLPFIMCEYLHAMGTGPGGIEDYTAQVEPNPRHLGGFVWEWRDHALIDPRPASGGALRYGGDFGESVHDGNFVCDGLVCADTTPSAGTTAWANAVAPVLATWVGDAGRAGSGAGTVRVRNRFHTRTTTGLTLAWQVTADASDAVPAPADGIPGEDDSRQGSAHTAPASATVPTLGAVTTGELPLPQIAAGQEEHLEVPALVDAVARARATGRPVHVLTAVLDPFVAGVDDAEPRQIDPAAGAPLLPQVACAEASGRRVMSTREVAAAAPWDMPTPTGPALRIAPAGGHAEAASAAGRQTATPGEVPVRVRGGIQLGPARLDERGRLLELGGLGVVGPLTTVWRAPTDNDEGHGPIDYWHVPPNPANRGAGAGRPGPSSADRWREARLHLMSERHVATAITGDAVVVRTRCGAPEMSWVLDTTTTFTAESGGLRLRTEIIPAGDLPAVLPRLGVRLGLPTWLTRAVWAGLGPGPVYPDLAGAARHGVFSGYVDALWQQPVRPQEGGTRVGLRRLQLDGDAGRLNVIIPPAVPTAFSLSAWSLENLTAAEHVEELRPDTHLWLHLDALHHGIGSRSCGPDVRPHAAAAPRPVVVEAWLGAERR from the coding sequence ATGCCGCGCACCGTCATCGGACCCGCTCACACCGATCAGGGCATGCAGCCCGAGGCCGGGGCGGGATACAACACCGCACCCTCCTGGCTGCTCCCCACCGTGCCCGGACCCGGCCGCGGGCGCCACCTGCCCCCGCGCGCGTGGGTCGCCCCCGAGAACACCAGCGCCCCCAGCCTGAGCCTGAACGGCACCTGGGCCTTCCGCCTGCACCAGTGCTCGCACCCCGAGGGCCTGGATGAGCGCGGCGAACCCATTGCCCCGGTCTTCGACACCGCCGACGGCTCCCTGGGCCCCTGGGGCGAGATCGACCTGCCCGCCCATTGGGTGCTCACCGGCGACGGCCGCCGCGGCCTGCCCTGGTACACCAACGTCCAGTACCCGATCCCCGTCGATCCGCCGCACGTGCCGGACGAGAACCCCACCGCGGACCACGTGCGCACCTTCACCCTCCCCGCCGGCTGGTCCCTGAACCAGGCGGGCGCCCGGCAGGTGCTGCGCCTGGACGGGGTGGAGTCCTTCGCCTCCGTGTGGGTGAACGGCACCTGGGTCGGCACCACCCAGGGCTCACGCCTGCCCTCCGAGCTGGACGTCACCGGCCTGCTGCGAATGGGGGAGAACACCGTGGCCGTGCGCGTGTCCCAGTGGTCGCCCGGCACCTACGTGGAGGATCAGGACCAGTGGTGGCTGCCCGGCATCTTCCGTGACATCACCCTGCTGCAGCGGCCCGCCGGCCGGATCGACGACGTGTTCGTCCGCACCGACTACGACCCGGCCACCGGCGCAGGCACCCTCGAGGTCGACCTGGACGCGCCGGCCGCCGCCTTCCCCGTGCGGGTCGAACTGCCCGAACTGGGCCTGAGCGCCGAGCTGGCCGGCCCCGGCACGGCCCGCCTGGCCGCGCCCGCCGTCGAGCCCTGGAGTGCGGAGGTACCGCGCTTGTACGAACTCCAGGTCACCGCCCGGGAGGAGAGCGTGCGCCTGCGCACCGGCTTCCGCCGCCTGGAGGTCGTCGACGGCCAGGTGCGCGTCAACGGCACCCGCCTGATCATCGCCGGCGTCAACCGCCACGAGGTCAACGCCCACCGCGGCCGCGTGTTCGATGCGGACTGGGCCCGCGCCGACCTGTCCGCCATGAAGGCCCACAACGTGGGTGCCATCCGCACCTCCCACTACCCGCCTCACCCGCGCCTGCTGGACCTGGCCGACGAGATCGGCCTGTGGGTCATGGACGAGTGCGATCTGGAGACCCACGGCTTCGAGGCCCACGACTGGCGGGGCAACCCCACCGACGACCCCGCCTGGCGCGACGCCCTGGTGGATCGCGCCCGCCGCATGGTCGAGCGTGACAAGAACCACCCGGCGATCCTCTTCTGGTCCCTGGGCAACGAGTCCGGCACCGGCCGCAACCTGGCCGCCATGAGCCAGTGGATCAAGCACCGCGATCCCGGGCGCCTGATCCACTACGAATCCGACTTCGCCGGCGCCTACACCGATGTGCACTCCCGCATGTACCCGACCCTGGAGGAGGTTGAGGCCGTAGTCGGGCGCGGGGCGGAGGCCAACGCCGCCGACGGCGCTTCTGCCGCTCCGGCTCCCGCCAGCACGCCGGTGGCCGTCGCCGGGCATCCCGCCGCCCGGCTCACCCCCGCCCAGAACGCGCATGTGCGCACTCTGCCGTTCATCATGTGCGAGTACCTGCACGCCATGGGCACCGGCCCCGGCGGCATCGAGGACTACACCGCACAGGTAGAGCCGAATCCCCGCCACCTGGGCGGATTCGTCTGGGAGTGGCGCGACCACGCCCTTATCGACCCCCGCCCCGCCTCCGGTGGCGCACTGCGCTACGGCGGTGACTTCGGCGAGAGCGTCCACGACGGCAACTTCGTGTGCGACGGGCTTGTCTGCGCCGACACCACCCCCAGCGCCGGCACCACCGCCTGGGCCAACGCGGTCGCCCCGGTCCTGGCCACCTGGGTCGGCGACGCCGGCCGAGCCGGTTCCGGCGCTGGCACCGTCCGGGTGCGCAACCGCTTCCACACGCGCACCACCACCGGGCTCACGCTCGCCTGGCAGGTGACTGCGGACGCCTCCGACGCCGTCCCCGCCCCGGCGGACGGCATCCCCGGCGAGGACGATTCCCGGCAGGGGAGCGCCCACACCGCCCCCGCATCCGCCACGGTTCCAACCCTCGGTGCCGTGACCACAGGTGAGCTTCCGCTGCCGCAGATCGCCGCTGGGCAGGAGGAGCATCTGGAAGTGCCTGCGCTGGTCGACGCCGTGGCCCGCGCCCGCGCCACCGGCCGCCCCGTCCACGTGCTCACCGCGGTGCTGGACCCGTTCGTCGCCGGCGTCGACGACGCCGAGCCCCGGCAGATCGACCCGGCCGCCGGTGCCCCGCTGCTGCCCCAGGTCGCCTGCGCCGAAGCCTCCGGGCGCCGGGTCATGTCCACCCGGGAGGTGGCGGCTGCGGCCCCATGGGATATGCCCACTCCGACCGGGCCGGCTCTCAGGATTGCGCCTGCGGGCGGCCACGCCGAGGCCGCGAGCGCCGCGGGCCGGCAAACGGCTACTCCTGGCGAGGTGCCGGTGCGCGTGCGCGGCGGCATCCAACTGGGTCCCGCCCGGCTGGACGAGCGGGGCCGGCTCCTGGAGCTGGGCGGCCTCGGCGTCGTCGGCCCGCTGACCACGGTCTGGCGCGCGCCCACGGACAACGACGAGGGGCACGGGCCCATCGACTACTGGCACGTGCCGCCGAACCCCGCCAACCGTGGCGCCGGTGCCGGACGCCCAGGCCCCTCCTCGGCCGACCGCTGGCGCGAGGCTCGCCTGCACCTGATGAGTGAACGCCATGTGGCCACCGCCATCACGGGTGATGCCGTTGTTGTGCGCACCCGCTGTGGCGCGCCGGAGATGTCCTGGGTCCTGGACACCACGACGACGTTCACCGCCGAGTCCGGTGGACTGCGGCTGCGCACCGAGATCATCCCGGCCGGTGACCTGCCTGCCGTCCTGCCCCGCCTGGGGGTGCGCCTGGGGCTGCCAACGTGGCTGACTCGCGCGGTCTGGGCCGGACTCGGTCCCGGGCCGGTGTACCCCGATCTCGCCGGTGCTGCCCGACATGGCGTCTTCAGCGGCTATGTGGATGCGCTGTGGCAGCAGCCGGTCCGCCCCCAGGAGGGCGGTACTCGCGTCGGGCTGCGCCGCCTGCAATTGGATGGCGACGCCGGGCGCCTGAATGTCATCATCCCGCCCGCGGTGCCGACCGCATTCTCGCTGAGCGCCTGGAGCCTGGAGAACCTGACGGCTGCCGAGCACGTGGAGGAACTGCGGCCGGACACGCACCTGTGGCTGCACCTGGACGCACTCCATCACGGCATCGGCTCACGCTCCTGCGGCCCCGATGTGCGCCCGCATGCGGCCGCCGCCCCGCGCCCGGTGGTGGTTGAGGCATGGTTGGGCGCTGAGCGCCGCTGA
- a CDS encoding response regulator, giving the protein MQTASGPETVRVMIVDDHEIVRRGIAEIIERADGLDVVAEAGSKAEAIRRAELMRPSVVLVDLQLPDGTGIELMQALRESVPDALPIVLTSFDDDEALAESLDAGARAYLLKTVHGAEISDVVRAVASGRVLLDERTVTRRRADHDDPTADLTNAERKVLELIGDGLSNREIGERLGVAEKTVKNHITSLLAKMGLQRRTQVAAWVAGQRASGWRRK; this is encoded by the coding sequence ATGCAGACTGCTTCCGGACCTGAGACGGTTCGCGTCATGATCGTGGACGACCATGAGATCGTCCGCCGCGGCATTGCTGAGATCATTGAGCGTGCGGACGGGCTCGACGTCGTCGCCGAGGCCGGGTCCAAGGCCGAGGCCATCCGCCGCGCCGAGCTCATGCGCCCGAGCGTGGTGCTGGTGGACTTGCAGCTGCCCGACGGCACCGGAATCGAACTCATGCAGGCGCTGCGCGAGTCCGTTCCCGACGCCCTACCGATTGTGCTGACCTCCTTCGATGATGATGAGGCCCTGGCGGAGTCGCTCGACGCCGGTGCACGCGCCTACCTGCTCAAAACCGTCCACGGAGCCGAGATCAGCGATGTGGTACGTGCCGTCGCCTCCGGCAGGGTCCTGCTCGACGAGCGCACCGTGACGCGCCGTCGTGCGGATCACGACGACCCCACCGCAGACCTGACCAACGCCGAACGCAAGGTGCTCGAGCTGATCGGCGATGGCCTGTCGAACCGGGAGATCGGCGAGCGGCTCGGGGTCGCTGAGAAGACCGTCAAGAACCACATCACCTCCCTGCTGGCCAAAATGGGCCTGCAGCGGCGTACCCAGGTGGCGGCGTGGGTCGCCGGCCAGCGCGCCTCCGGTTGGCGGCGCAAGTAG
- a CDS encoding YceD family protein, with amino-acid sequence MASTAGLVVDIVDLPQQVGAIKNVHLETSAPADLGAEMIGALEDSPLIVDAELTSLDNGVLVRGSADVHLRGQCVRCLRDIEEDTTVSFDELYFTPEAAQAQADEGDEEADELFTVGDTTLDLEPALRDALVLALPFQPLCRRDCAGLCAQCGQRLDDLPADHHHEQLDPRWSALAALLPEQEEDPEQGERH; translated from the coding sequence ATGGCCAGCACGGCCGGACTCGTCGTTGACATCGTCGACCTGCCACAGCAGGTCGGCGCGATCAAGAACGTCCATCTGGAGACTTCAGCCCCGGCCGACCTCGGTGCGGAGATGATTGGCGCCCTGGAGGACAGCCCCCTGATTGTGGACGCCGAGCTGACCAGCTTGGACAACGGCGTATTGGTGCGCGGGAGTGCTGACGTTCACCTGCGCGGCCAGTGCGTGCGCTGCCTGCGCGACATCGAGGAGGACACCACCGTCTCCTTCGATGAGCTCTACTTCACCCCTGAGGCCGCACAGGCCCAGGCCGATGAGGGCGACGAGGAGGCGGACGAGCTGTTCACCGTCGGTGATACCACCTTGGACCTGGAGCCGGCCCTGCGGGACGCGCTCGTGCTTGCCCTGCCGTTCCAGCCGCTGTGCCGTCGGGACTGCGCGGGGCTGTGCGCGCAGTGCGGTCAGCGTCTGGACGACTTGCCGGCCGACCACCACCATGAGCAGCTGGATCCGCGCTGGTCCGCCCTGGCTGCGCTGCTCCCCGAGCAGGAAGAGGATCCGGAGCAGGGGGAGCGCCACTGA
- a CDS encoding ATP synthase F0 subunit B, producing MTTRADAGDDLLRILDELDELISTARSLPMSTSAIVSRQDALELIERARQAVPTAVHRAEEIVADADAVLAQGREESQRILTHAQEEAERLVAGENIVRMANDRADAIISTAEERAERLRHGADDYSDRSLAALQAEIGKLAEQIQAGREALAARLGADGAAPDAEQERRDAARHFAGWSVDPAGTRNWTKGGR from the coding sequence GTGACCACCCGCGCAGACGCCGGAGACGACCTGCTACGCATCCTCGACGAGCTTGACGAACTCATTTCCACGGCGCGCTCGCTGCCGATGAGTACCTCCGCGATCGTGAGCCGTCAGGACGCACTCGAGCTGATCGAGCGTGCCCGCCAGGCCGTTCCCACGGCCGTACACCGTGCCGAGGAGATCGTTGCGGATGCCGACGCGGTCCTCGCCCAGGGGCGTGAGGAGTCCCAGCGGATACTCACGCACGCGCAGGAGGAGGCCGAGCGACTCGTGGCGGGAGAGAATATTGTGCGTATGGCCAATGACCGCGCCGACGCCATCATCTCCACCGCCGAGGAGCGCGCCGAACGTCTGCGCCACGGCGCAGACGACTACTCCGATCGTTCCCTGGCCGCCTTGCAGGCCGAGATCGGCAAGCTCGCTGAGCAGATTCAGGCCGGGCGCGAGGCGCTGGCCGCGCGCCTGGGCGCGGACGGCGCCGCACCCGACGCCGAGCAGGAGCGTCGTGACGCCGCCCGCCACTTCGCCGGCTGGTCTGTTGACCCGGCCGGCACACGCAACTGGACCAAGGGCGGCCGCTAG
- the mutM gene encoding bifunctional DNA-formamidopyrimidine glycosylase/DNA-(apurinic or apyrimidinic site) lyase, whose protein sequence is MPELPEVETVRAGLARHLSGRAVERVEILDPRPLRRQQGGPDAFVRKLTGRTFTAAVRRGKFLWLPLDDGDALVAHLGMSGQLLVHGTVTGRDSAAAGRRDPRAFLADSEAPRVDLTATRDPRSANGPEALPRHLRVRLHLCPVPGDDPGGAVVDLVDQRMFGGLRVTDMVPTPDGGPGGAGSLAPLIPSDVTHVARDLLDPHLDRPAAIAKMRSSNRAVKTLLMDQGVVSGIGNIYADEGLWAARVHGLRPGKALGPRVTARLLEATGEVMERALAVGGTSFDALYVDADGAAGFFARSLAVYGRAGQECRRCGALLRAETIGGRSHVYCPRCQVRPRQRRA, encoded by the coding sequence ATGCCGGAACTACCCGAGGTCGAGACCGTCCGCGCCGGCCTGGCCCGCCACCTGAGCGGCCGGGCGGTGGAGCGCGTGGAGATCCTCGACCCGCGGCCGCTGCGACGCCAGCAGGGCGGTCCGGACGCCTTCGTGCGCAAGCTGACCGGACGCACATTCACTGCCGCCGTGCGCCGCGGCAAGTTCCTGTGGCTCCCGCTTGACGACGGCGATGCCCTGGTAGCCCATCTGGGCATGAGCGGGCAACTGCTCGTGCACGGCACCGTCACCGGCCGTGACTCCGCAGCCGCGGGGCGCCGGGATCCGCGTGCGTTTCTCGCAGACTCCGAGGCTCCCCGGGTGGACCTCACGGCGACCCGCGACCCCCGATCGGCGAACGGCCCCGAGGCCCTCCCGCGGCACCTGCGGGTGCGCCTGCATCTGTGTCCCGTTCCAGGTGACGATCCGGGAGGTGCGGTGGTGGATCTGGTCGATCAGCGCATGTTCGGTGGTCTGCGCGTCACCGACATGGTGCCCACGCCGGACGGCGGCCCAGGTGGTGCGGGCAGCCTTGCACCGCTCATCCCCAGTGACGTCACCCATGTCGCTCGTGACCTGCTCGATCCGCACCTGGACCGGCCCGCCGCCATCGCCAAGATGCGCAGTTCCAACCGGGCGGTCAAGACTCTGCTGATGGATCAGGGCGTCGTCTCCGGCATCGGCAACATCTACGCCGACGAGGGACTGTGGGCCGCCCGCGTCCACGGCCTGCGTCCGGGCAAGGCGCTTGGACCGCGGGTGACGGCCCGCCTGCTGGAGGCCACCGGCGAGGTCATGGAGCGGGCGCTGGCCGTGGGCGGCACCAGCTTCGACGCCCTGTACGTGGACGCCGACGGCGCCGCCGGATTCTTCGCCCGTTCCCTGGCGGTCTATGGGCGGGCCGGACAGGAGTGCCGACGCTGCGGCGCGCTCCTGCGCGCCGAGACGATCGGGGGCCGCAGCCACGTGTATTGCCCGCGCTGCCAGGTCAGGCCCCGGCAGCGGCGTGCCTGA
- a CDS encoding GAF domain-containing sensor histidine kinase yields MSETPSYPGIPAQHSTVDAPAGSSVRLFRAALRLTSSLKVPEALNRLVDSACALTGAAWGTIAAPRSADPATAASLTTGPATASADELASMLVGAPGAGPEDSGVLVRNRPGDGERCGAILSVPLRVRGQVYGRLYLCDKHGGFTEADVTAVLTLAEAAAVALENARLYREARDREQWMVVSQELTTMLLSGADEDDALTLIARRVREVAHADTSALVLPSVGDSWICEIADGEHADELVGTFFPPEGRALKTLTRRNGLIEDSLADAWGASDLLVQELSQFGPALYAPMIHRGRGVGVMLLLRAQGAERFTQQDLEIAELVAGQATMAFELADAQHAEEMATLLDERARIGRDLHDLAIQQLFATGMQISAARDRLKQESAASGTDMTVACQALEASLAAVDDSVRQIRSIVRSLRDRDEDVSVVERLRREASLARTSLGFAPSLILTVDGHGLAQAEREQEDELIGMIDATVEPDIADDIVAVVREGLSNVARHARASSVTVDVKVEGLLASQPPAGQDGAASGDAEPFQGAPVVEVVCRDDGVGVDPTVTRRSGTANMAERARRHGGSFVIGPRARSDGERRGTCFTWRVPLQQPRTVPGLDLGLEPGRLGA; encoded by the coding sequence ATGTCTGAGACACCCTCATACCCCGGTATCCCCGCCCAGCACAGCACGGTCGACGCGCCGGCCGGCAGCAGCGTCCGCCTATTCCGGGCGGCCCTGCGCCTGACCAGTTCGTTGAAGGTCCCGGAGGCCCTGAACCGGCTCGTTGACTCCGCCTGCGCCCTGACCGGTGCCGCCTGGGGGACGATCGCCGCGCCGAGGTCCGCCGACCCCGCCACCGCCGCCTCACTCACCACCGGCCCCGCCACCGCCTCCGCCGACGAGCTTGCGAGCATGCTGGTGGGGGCGCCCGGCGCCGGTCCGGAGGACTCCGGGGTACTCGTCCGCAACCGCCCCGGCGACGGCGAACGCTGCGGAGCCATCCTGTCCGTGCCACTGCGGGTGCGCGGGCAGGTCTACGGCCGCCTGTACCTGTGTGACAAGCACGGCGGATTCACCGAGGCCGACGTCACTGCGGTGCTGACGCTCGCGGAGGCGGCCGCCGTGGCACTGGAGAACGCCCGCCTGTATCGGGAGGCGCGCGACCGCGAGCAGTGGATGGTGGTCTCCCAGGAGCTGACCACGATGCTGCTGTCCGGCGCGGACGAGGACGACGCCCTGACCCTGATCGCGCGCCGGGTCCGTGAGGTCGCGCATGCGGACACCTCCGCCCTGGTGCTCCCCAGCGTGGGCGACAGCTGGATCTGCGAGATCGCCGACGGGGAGCACGCCGACGAGCTGGTGGGGACCTTCTTCCCCCCGGAGGGGCGCGCCCTGAAGACGCTGACGCGCCGCAACGGGCTGATTGAGGACTCGCTGGCGGACGCCTGGGGCGCCTCCGACCTGCTGGTTCAGGAACTGTCCCAGTTCGGGCCGGCGCTGTATGCGCCCATGATCCACCGGGGCCGCGGCGTGGGCGTGATGCTGTTGCTGCGCGCCCAGGGCGCCGAGCGCTTCACCCAGCAGGACCTCGAGATCGCCGAGCTCGTCGCCGGTCAGGCGACCATGGCCTTCGAGCTGGCCGATGCCCAGCACGCCGAGGAGATGGCCACGCTCCTGGACGAGCGGGCTCGCATCGGCCGCGACCTGCACGACTTGGCGATCCAGCAGCTGTTCGCAACCGGGATGCAGATATCGGCTGCTCGTGACCGGCTCAAGCAGGAGAGCGCCGCATCCGGCACCGACATGACGGTGGCCTGTCAGGCGCTGGAGGCGTCCCTGGCCGCGGTGGACGACTCAGTGCGGCAGATCCGCTCGATCGTGCGGTCTCTGCGGGACCGCGACGAGGATGTCAGTGTGGTCGAGCGACTGCGGCGCGAGGCCTCCTTGGCCCGCACGTCGTTGGGATTCGCGCCCTCCCTGATCCTCACAGTGGACGGGCACGGCCTGGCGCAGGCGGAGCGTGAACAGGAGGATGAGCTGATCGGGATGATCGATGCGACGGTTGAGCCGGACATAGCCGACGACATCGTCGCCGTGGTGCGGGAGGGCCTGTCCAATGTGGCCCGGCACGCCAGGGCCTCCTCGGTAACCGTGGACGTGAAGGTGGAGGGACTGCTCGCCTCACAGCCGCCGGCCGGCCAGGACGGCGCCGCCTCGGGCGACGCCGAGCCCTTCCAGGGTGCACCGGTGGTGGAGGTGGTGTGCCGCGACGACGGCGTGGGCGTGGACCCGACGGTCACGCGCCGCTCCGGTACCGCCAACATGGCCGAGCGGGCTCGCCGCCACGGCGGCAGCTTCGTGATCGGCCCGCGGGCCCGCTCCGACGGCGAGCGCCGGGGAACCTGCTTCACCTGGCGGGTGCCCCTGCAGCAGCCCCGCACGGTGCCCGGCCTTGACCTGGGCCTGGAGCCCGGGCGCCTGGGCGCCTAA
- the rnc gene encoding ribonuclease III: MTSRRKKRSTPSAREDVDTLLFRWGERIDADLLDLALTHRSWAHEHGGLPTNERLEFLGDSVLGVIVTENLYNAHPDLPEGQLAKMRAATVSEPALAAVARDLGLGEFIKLGRGESLSGGRDKDSILSDTVEALIGATYLTTGLEPVRAVVERLVARFLDDASMRGAGLDWKTSLQELTAVHGLGNPAYEVVATGPDHRRVFTARAVVDGRVQGEGTGTSKKIAEHAAAESAYAAILAARGDGGLRLPGVNEALRADLGAMRLSERRGTTGATEPGAPGTLPSA, encoded by the coding sequence ATGACTTCGCGTCGTAAGAAGCGCAGCACGCCGTCGGCGCGCGAGGACGTGGACACGCTCCTGTTCCGCTGGGGCGAGCGCATCGACGCCGACCTGCTCGACCTGGCCCTGACTCATCGCTCCTGGGCACATGAGCACGGTGGCTTGCCCACCAACGAGCGGCTGGAGTTCTTGGGCGACTCGGTGCTCGGCGTCATCGTCACCGAGAACCTGTACAACGCCCACCCGGATCTGCCTGAGGGACAGCTGGCGAAGATGCGGGCCGCTACCGTGTCGGAGCCGGCCCTGGCCGCGGTCGCCCGGGACCTGGGACTGGGTGAGTTCATCAAGCTCGGCCGCGGAGAGTCCTTGTCCGGGGGGCGTGACAAGGACTCCATCCTGTCCGACACCGTCGAGGCCCTCATCGGCGCCACCTACCTGACGACCGGCCTGGAGCCTGTGCGCGCCGTCGTCGAGCGCCTGGTGGCCCGTTTCCTCGACGACGCCTCCATGCGCGGAGCGGGCCTGGACTGGAAGACGAGCCTGCAAGAGCTCACAGCCGTCCACGGTCTGGGCAACCCCGCCTATGAGGTCGTGGCCACGGGGCCGGATCACCGCCGCGTATTCACCGCGCGCGCAGTCGTCGACGGCCGGGTTCAGGGGGAGGGCACCGGAACCTCCAAGAAGATTGCCGAGCATGCCGCCGCCGAGTCCGCCTACGCCGCCATTCTGGCCGCGCGCGGTGATGGGGGGCTGCGGCTGCCCGGTGTCAATGAGGCCCTGCGCGCCGACCTCGGCGCAATGCGGCTCTCCGAGCGGCGGGGCACGACCGGGGCCACCGAGCCAGGGGCGCCGGGCACGCTCCCCTCCGCCTGA